The following proteins come from a genomic window of Crassostrea angulata isolate pt1a10 chromosome 1, ASM2561291v2, whole genome shotgun sequence:
- the LOC128165721 gene encoding uncharacterized protein LOC128165721, translated as MTMASAMLKKSEREKDSRGKSTKPESVSLPVQFPLTTISHESFFERMSSPSTLHVTKNTVGQGSSRSTMATRTETCTSPQNQVNEETGNESVENRNSQNFDNLAKCFEMLTNTITAGFQGLKSDMAELVCEKSDNNYVDNNYESDEFYSDGEIYEKDSESNTMTVDDLLSKTKLSGSISGKPDSGKNENESGSQSRFMKVASEQVTLQDVTTEPIHKDLAKLVNDLMFKVKIDKKLAEQVKESAEKIKRPENCESLVCTKVDELIWNRLQVPTKSLDSRFQYGQLFLVKSVTVLVNILDKIVSNKDVEKEELVRELIKTVEMLSYSNYELNMRRRECLKSDIDSVNYLSLFSSGVPINQFLFGGELGKRLDEIEKTNKAVNRVMTSKNMRRGTFHGARGQRFQPYSRPSGSQGYFRSRNVPFLGQTSKRGNYNRKFTKGKKKQE; from the coding sequence ATGACTATGGCATCCGCCATGTTGAAAAAGTCGGAACGCGAGAAAGATTCAAGAGGGAAGAGCACCAAGCCTGAATCAGTCTCGCTACCAGTGCAATTTCCGTTGACTACTATTTCACATGAAAGTTTTTTTGAACGAATGAGCTCGCCGAGCACGTTACATGTGACAAAAAATACTGTCGGTCAAGGATCATCACGATCCACTATGGCCACCAGGACAGAGACATGTACTTCACCTCAAAATCAAGTTAATGAAGAAACCGGAAATGAGTCTGTTGAAAACAGAAATTCTCAGAATTTTGACAATTTGGCCAAATGCTTCGAAATGTTGACGAACACTATCACAGCCGGTTTTCAAGGACTTAAGTCGGACATGGCTGAACTTGTTTGTGAGAAAAGTGACAATAACTATGTAGACAATAATTATGAGTCTGATGAATTTTACTCTGATGGTGAAATTTATGAGAAAGACAGTGAGTCAAATACAATGACTGTGGATGATttattgtcaaaaacaaaactgtCGGGCTCAATATCCGGTAAACCTGATTCCGGGAAAAATGAAAACGAAAGTGGGTCACAGTCGAGATTTATGAAAGTCGCTTCTGAACAAGTAACTTTGCAAGACGTTACAACAGAGCCCATACACAAAGACTTAGCAAAACTTGTGAACGATCTTATGTTCAaggtaaaaattgacaaaaagttGGCCGAACAGGTGAAAGAATCTGCTGAGAAAATCAAACGACCAGAAAATTGCGAGAGTCTCGTGTGCACAAAAGTCGATGAATTGATATGGAACAGATTACAAGTTCCAACCAAGTCGCTTGACAGCAGATTTCAATACGGTCAACTCTTTTTAGTGAAAAGTGTGACAGTACTTGTAAACATTTTGGATAAGATTGTGTCAAACAAAGATGTAGAAAAAGAAGAGTTAGTCAGAGAACTGATCAAGACTGTTGAAATGCTCAGTTATTCGAATTACGAACTCAACATGAGACGAAGAGAATGTTTAAAAAGTGACATAGACAGTGTGAATTATTTGTCACTTTTTTCGTCTGGAGTTCCTATAAACCAGTTCCTTTTTGGGGGAGAATTGGGGAAACGCTTAGATGAAATTGAAAAGACCAATAAAGCAGTCAATAGAGTTATGACAAGCAAGAATATGAGACGAGGCACCTTTCATGGAGCTCGAGGTCAGAGATTTCAACCTTACTCCAGACCGTCTGGGTCACAGGGCTATTTCCGAAGCAGGAATGTCCCTTTTTTAGGCCAAACTTCCAAGAGAGGGAATTACAACAGGAAGTTCACAAAAGGCAAAAAGAAACAAGAATGA